The proteins below come from a single Zea mays cultivar B73 chromosome 8, Zm-B73-REFERENCE-NAM-5.0, whole genome shotgun sequence genomic window:
- the LOC103635800 gene encoding protein LURP-one-related 8 produces the protein MTAKVHPNVAAPSPGLGQQPAVAPGDGEPAAVTLTVWRKSLLFNCRGFTVFDARGDLVYRVDSYASDSRAEVVLMDAAGRPVLTVRRRCRKLIGLVGLGLSSDQWLLYRGVDEARRLPPLYAMKRAAAQSQHMRGGAKSVAHVAACSAGAGYEVEGSYLRRRCTVYEYDGRRRAVAEVRPSPKEAVGSDVFRLVVRPGMEVSLAMAVVLALDQMFGKPSLLRSWSS, from the coding sequence ATGACGGCGAAGGTACACCCGAACGTCGCCGCGCCGTCCCCAGGCCTCGGCCAGCAACCGGCGGTGGCGCCGGGCGACGGGGAACCGGCGGCGGTCACCCTGACGGTGTGGCGCAAGTCGCTGCTGTTCAACTGCAGGGGGTTCACGGTGTTCGACGCCCGCGGCGACCTCGTGTACCGCGTGGACAGCTACGCGTCCGACTCGCGCGCGGAGGTGGTGCTGATGGACGCCGCGGGCCGCCCCGTGCTCACGGTCCGCCGCCGCTGCAGGAAGCTGATCGGCCTGGTGGGGCTGGGGCTGTCGTCCGACCAGTGGCTGCTGTACCGGGGCGTGGACGAGGCCCGGCGCCTGCCGCCGCTCTACGCCATGAAGCGGGCGGCCGCGCAATCGCAACACATGCGTGGAGGTGCCAAGTCCGTGGCGCACGTCGCGGCGTGCTCTGCGGGCGCCGGGTACGAGGTGGAGGGGTCGTACCTGCGGCGGCGCTGCACGGTGTACGAGTAcgacgggcggcggcgagccgtggCGGAGGTGCGGCCCAGCCCCAAGGAGGCGGTGGGCTCGGACGTGTTCCGGCTGGTGGTGCGGCCCGGGATGGAGGTGTCGCTGGCCATGGCCGTCGTGCTCGCGCTCGACCAGATGTTCGGCAAGCCGTCCCTGCTCAGGAGCTGGTCCTCGTAG
- the LOC103635801 gene encoding DEAD-box ATP-dependent RNA helicase 27, with translation MQCLVIDEADRILEQNFEEDMKQIFKRLPQNRQIVLFSATQTPEVEKFAKLSFEKNEESKKSLFMLELMMISQRLLLKACNRVIVSFLAIKGSWFCMLS, from the exons ATGCAGTGCCTTGTCATTGATGAAGCCGATCGCATACTTGAGCAAAACTTTGAGGAAGACATGAAACAAATATTTAAACGCCTTCCCCAG AATAGGCAGATTGTTCTTTTTTCTGCTACACAGACTCCAGAG GTTGAAAAATTTGCTAAACTGTcatttgagaaaaatgaagaAAGTAAAAAAAGCCTGTTTATGTTGGAGTTGATGATGATAAGTCAAAG GCTACTGTTGAAGGCCTGCAACAGGGTTATTGTGTCATTTCTAGCGATAAAAGGTTCTTGGTTCTGTATGCTTTCCTAA